The following are from one region of the Gossypium hirsutum isolate 1008001.06 chromosome D03, Gossypium_hirsutum_v2.1, whole genome shotgun sequence genome:
- the LOC107949577 gene encoding F-box/kelch-repeat protein At5g60570 isoform X1 → MSLSSGTLPPVYFLCIATPPDLEAWTRRAEIMKCCDKVRKYDKVNNSWSVVKRLPVRADSSYGWGLAFKACRNSLLVIGAGDHGGHDDGVIVLHSWNPDEGNRDGQEWNVLAVKARAGTFVYNCAVMGC, encoded by the exons ATGTCGCTTAGCTCAGGTACACTGCCTCCTGTGTACTTCTTGTG CATTGCCACACCTCCAGATTTAGAAGCTTGGACCAGGAGAGCAGAAATAATGAAGTGTTGTGATAAGGTTAGGAAATATGATAAGGTTAATAACTCATGGAGTGTTGTGAAGAGACTACCTGTGAGGGCGGACTCTTCCTACGGTTGGGGGCTGGCATTTAAAGCATGCAGAAACAGTTTACTAGTAATAGGAGCTGGAGATCATGGAGGGCATGATGATGGAGTAATTGTTCTGCATTCTTGGAATCCAGATGAGGGAAACAGGGATGGACAAGAGTGGAATGTGCTTGCTGTCAAGGCACGGGCAGGTACTTTTGTGTATAATTGTGCGGTAATGGGCTGTTAA
- the LOC107949577 gene encoding F-box/kelch-repeat protein At5g60570 isoform X2, producing the protein MFPTFGIFLSYLDIATPPDLEAWTRRAEIMKCCDKVRKYDKVNNSWSVVKRLPVRADSSYGWGLAFKACRNSLLVIGAGDHGGHDDGVIVLHSWNPDEGNRDGQEWNVLAVKARAGTFVYNCAVMGC; encoded by the exons ATGTTCCCAACATTTGGCATATTCCTCTCTTACTTAGA CATTGCCACACCTCCAGATTTAGAAGCTTGGACCAGGAGAGCAGAAATAATGAAGTGTTGTGATAAGGTTAGGAAATATGATAAGGTTAATAACTCATGGAGTGTTGTGAAGAGACTACCTGTGAGGGCGGACTCTTCCTACGGTTGGGGGCTGGCATTTAAAGCATGCAGAAACAGTTTACTAGTAATAGGAGCTGGAGATCATGGAGGGCATGATGATGGAGTAATTGTTCTGCATTCTTGGAATCCAGATGAGGGAAACAGGGATGGACAAGAGTGGAATGTGCTTGCTGTCAAGGCACGGGCAGGTACTTTTGTGTATAATTGTGCGGTAATGGGCTGTTAA